A genome region from Manihot esculenta cultivar AM560-2 chromosome 5, M.esculenta_v8, whole genome shotgun sequence includes the following:
- the LOC110616235 gene encoding uncharacterized protein LOC110616235 yields the protein MAKGSSISSMKRHRFVSSGLLLLLLVLLLSVQISVVHCRALRSMTTGEISGCQQQKDVAHQSAGGVASFAVSSNNSIGGGGTSVSLMFQLASGPSRKGPGH from the coding sequence ATGGCGAAAGGCAGCtcaatatcatcaatgaagcgTCATCGTTTTGTTTCATCAGGTCTATTATTGCTACTGCTGGTGCTGCTTTTGTCTGTGCAGATCAGTGTTGTCCATTGCAGAGCTCTTCGTTCGATGACCACTGGTGAAATATCTGGTTGTCAGCAGCAGAAAGATGTAGCTCATCAATCGGCCGGCGGAGTAGCTTCATTCGCCGTTTCTTCCAATAACTCTATCGGCGGTGGTGGAACTTCCGTAAGCTTGATGTTTCAGTTGGCTTCAGGACCTAGCAGAAAAGGCCCTGGACATTGA